TAGGCTTGGTAGTGGTCCCACAGCACATCTGCTGAGAAGGACTCCCCACAAAATACTCTGCCTTTTTACCCACTGGCACCTTTGAGGGGTAGCGGAAACCTTATTTTCAATCCTCCAAGTAGCTTCAAGTTCACCTCTTGAGGCTTCTTTAAGAGTGGTTCAACACTTCAGGAGCAACCTGCTCTCCTGGCTCTCAGTCTTCTGGCCACAGCCTTATTTTGCATGGCATCCTTTAATTAGAGAGCAAGAGAGACCTTGTGCTCAGGGTGCTCCCAAGTTCTGGGCTCCCATCCCTGCACCAAGGCCAGGCAAGTGTCAGTGCCTGCGTACAAGATGCACCACGGCTCCTGTtgtcccttcctccttccctcacaCACAATCCAAATGTATTAAACCCTTTCATAGCAAGCAAAATtgatggcagcagcactgtTGGCTGTGCTCTGAAGGAGCTGAGAGTCTCCTCCTTAAGATGGTGTGGGACCATCTCTTCTCTGTCATGGCTCTTAAACTCCATGTGGGAACATCTCTTCTTGGCCATGGCTCTTGAACTCCCTGTGGGAGCATCTCTTCTTTGCCATGGCTCTTAATGTTCATGCAGGAGCATCTCTTCTCTGCCATGGCCACCATGAGGGGATGGAGGCAGCCAAGAGCCAGAGGGATGAGGTGTGACCTCAGCCTCCTCAGTGCTTGTCCCCAGCAGTTTGTGCCGCCCTGCTGAgtgtcccagctgccagcactgccttcTTAGGGACTGCAGGCTCTGGCACAAGGCAGAGGTGGCACATCAGTGCTCATCGTGCCCGGGATCTCAGCCCCGAGCAGCCGCCAGTTTCAGTGATACTGAAACTCATCAGCATACAAACCTCTTTGGAAGATGGGACTCAGATGACGCTTTCACAACACGTTTAATCCAATCTACTTGGAAGTGGCTGCCAGGAGGGGAGGTCCGACTCTGCCTTCTGGCAGCGTGTTCCCAACCCTTCCTCCAACACCAGTCCGCAGCTAATGCAGCTACACCTTCTGCTGAATGAGAGAATTAGTGCAGCTGAAAGCTTTTCTCCTCTACTAATTTTGATCTGGATCAGCTCCCTGAGTCTGGTAACTCCATTGCTGCATGAGTCCTGGTGCCAGCACAACAGAACTGGAGAGTTCAcggggctgggatgggagaCAGGGGACAGAATAGGACCAACCCTCTTGGCACTGCCTGAGCTTAAACCAGTCAAGAAATAGTCACTGGTGggtcttaaaataaaaagaccTTCAAAAACAGTGATTGTGTTTGGTTATTGAAATTAAGGCTTTCATGACTGTATTCACCTGAATGAAGAATTATTTCAGTCTTTGCAAAATACCATATACCAATACCAGTGAAACCTACTGCCTGTTTTATTATAACCAGACTTCTCAACTTCTTTAAATGAGgcattttttttgcattacaCTGAACTTGAACACAAAAGCCAAAATCAGAAATGCCAAGGCCGTGatctgccagctgccctgcttTTCCTTGTCTCTGTTCAGGCTCGCTACAGGGTATGTTTTTCTCTCAGTGTGTGATGCTACAGTTAATAGGAATGACAATTATTAGGGCACATTAGCAACAGAAACCAGCTTTCTGCATTGTGGGCTCCGCCTTCAAAAGATCTGTTTAGACATTGATATTTCTCAAAGTATGGATTGGTGATCAGCCATGAcaactgaaacattttaaaaagaaaagtgccTACACATGAAAAATAGCAGGTTAATAAAAGAAGCCAGGTTTAATTATACAATTCAGacaataaaatataatgaaatcaCTTAATACTCCTGTTATTAGTAATTGCAGTTCAGTTCAAAACTGAGAGCTGTCTGTGTGACAAAACAATCTTGGTTTACTAGGaatttcagagaggaaaattctcagagagaggggaaaaggaattGGGAAGGACATACATTGGTTACAGGGTGAGAAAACTCCCCATTGCCATTCTCCCTTCCAAACATTATACAACTGTAGTAAATCCTTGAAGGAGTGGGTCACCTTGCAtctgtctccctgctccagcacataAACCAGAGATCAAAAAACAATTCCAAAACAAGGGGGGTGCCATGCTCCTCTGAGTCATGGCTTTAGGCATTCTGCCCACCTTCTCAGTTCAAATACAGATGGGAAAGTGAGATGCACTTAAAAAGGCTCAGCTAAAGTGTCTAAAGTGGGATATTGACCCTGATGTTTGTACCCCAAAATTGCTAAGATATAATAGGCCagaacaaaaagacaaaatcatTTTAGAATCAGATGTATGTAGATACACATGATAAAAAGATACAACTGATGCTATGACAGACCTAACAAATATGGGGCAAGCTCATTCACTGTTTGTGATTTAACACAGAGGCACCTGCTTTCTCTGTAAGTTCTCTAAGCTTCTACTCTGCCATTCCTTCAGAACAAAATTCAAAAGCACAGGAACTGGAAGGTGTTTTCCTCATTCTATCACTCTGGGTCAAATAAGGATATTTGAACGGAGAAGGAATGTTACTTTTTACAAAGAGTGCTCATTCTGGCAGTTGGCTACCAGCAAAAAGATATACAATTACTTCACCCCTATTTGCAAATTTCCTTTTGGAAAGGCATTTATAGCTTCATTCCTTAACACAAATTTTGACCTAAACTTGTCATGCAAGTCTGTggtctggaaaaaaattgcaacattAGTACCACCCCATTTGGGTGTTTCTGCTTGTTTAGGGGTGACAATgacaaataacagaaaaatacacGCAAAGCTGGAGATGCTTTTGCAATGCTCACCTTGATTGCACTTCCCTCAGATTTTGTGGCAGGTTATAACCCATTGTGCCCTTCTACTTCCCCTGTGTGTACTATCACTTAAGATCTTTGGAAGCAACTGACGTCATGTGTAGGAAATTatgcaaagcatttgacactCTCCCACACAACATCCTTGTCTCTAAACTGGAGAGACATAGATTTGATGGGTGGGAAACTCCAAGGATAAGGAATTGGTTGGTAGCACTCACAGAGTTGTGGTCAAGTGCAGAGCAGTGACCAAAGGTGCTCCTTGGGTGTCAGTATTGGGACTGGCACTGTTCACCATCCTTGTCggtgacatggacagtgggactgAGGCACTCCCGGGCTGTGTGGTGTGGTCCACACGCTGGAAGGAAGGGATGCCatgcagagggacctggacaggttgAGAGGTGGGCCTATGGGAACCCTGTGAATTTCAACGAGGTCAAGCACAAGTTCCTGCATgtgggtcagggcaatcccaagcacagaCAGACACAAGCTGCGTGGAGAATGggttgagagcagccctgaggaaaACAGCTTGAGGATGTTGTTTATGAAAAGCTTGACATGATCCAGCCATTTGTGCTCagagcccagaaagccaaatgtgtcctgggctgcacccCAAAATGCAGGTCAtgggaggtgattctgccctGCTACTCTGCTCTCAcgagaccccacctgcagtgctgcatccagctctggggtccctgacacaggaaggacatggacctgctggagtgagtgCAGAGGAgaccacaaagatgatcagaggggctggagcacctctcctaaAAAGACAGACTGACAGgattggggttgttcagcctgcagaagggaaggctccagggagaccttatagcAGCCTTCTGGAACCTGAAGAGggctacaagaaagctggagagggactttaGACAAGGGCATGTACAGATAGGACAGGGAAAaatgggttcaaactgaaagaaagaagttttagattagatattaggaagaaatgtttttactgtgaGCATGGcaaggcactggcacaggttgcccagagaagctgtggatgtcccatccctggaagtgctcagggcCAGAGTGGATGGGCATTGAGCAACCTGAGCTAGCAGAagatgtctctgcccatggcaagggggttGAAACTGCACCTTTTTCTATCCAATTCTGTTTTTATGATCTTTGAGCTCTTTGGAATATGGTACCTATGGTACCTAATGCTGTTACCTAGatgcaaataataaaacattaacAGTTTAAAGGTatgaataataaaaagcaatacTTCCACTCAATCCCCTCCCATACTCAAGACTTCAGAGAAAGAAGTCAGTGAGGGAAAATTGCAGACTTTTCTGCAAAGAGATTAGTTATGTACCAAATCCAATTAAAGGAGATGCTTTctactttctttccttttttttgtttcctggtaGAACAGGGTGCAGAGCTTAAGTACATGATAATAAGGTCCTAACACAACCTTCCCTCTGACCACTAACATTAATGCATCTTTCAGCAAAGCCAATCTGCTGATGACTCATGTTGTCTTGGTGCAAGAGTCTGTGCAGGGGGGGAGgacacaaaccacaaaacacGAATATCTTGATCTAGTTAGAGCCCTCTGCAAGGAAGAGCTTTCAGAGGGAAAGTAGGAAGGTGACGGCCTAGCCTGACTCAGCTGAATCTGCTTCCACCAAGCACTGACCAGCCCATGATTCTTGTTCTTCCCACGGAACTCACacccattcctttatttttatagagagaaagagagagagagagaaaagcatgGCTTTCCCCTCATTTGTCCTTCTTTTGTATACACAAAAACAAGAGTTGACTCATGAGCTATAATGACAGATAACTGCACTTCTATATATTAACTAATGCATGCCATGAGCACTGTCCTTGAGGCTCCTTGGCTGCAAGATAACTTCTGCTGTAATCAATTTGTTAGTGCAAACAACTCCGAATCTCATTATTTACTGCTCTTCTAACGCCTGCCTCACTCTATATGCAGTCTATTTCACTTAAGTTAGCTAAAAATGACAACTGCTTCTCACAGTGCATTTCCCCTGTTTTGAGCATGGCTGGGGTAGTTTGGCAAGTTGTCTTTTTGCCTGTGTGTTGCTAAGAAATTAAGTCACTTCCCAAAGTATTTGAGATCATAAAGATACCTTTTACATTAGACTGATGTAATTTGTCATTAACACAAGTACCAGAATAACTTTACCAGAGGTAAAGCCTAAAGGTTTGCTGAACTCTGTAAACAATTGGGAGACTTAAAGTGATCCAGTCCTTCCAAAGGAAACATAACTCCTTAATAATaacttataaaaatataaaacttatattttaataacttaTAAAAGTAACttaataataattgttttataCAGTGCTGCTGATGGAAATTTTTCCCAATTCAGCATCTAACATATAAAATCTGCATTAAGACTCTGCAATCTCATCTTTGCTTACTGCAATGCCAGGAGTCAGCATTTACATAATTGCCTGACCACCCCACCTTTTAGGCCAAGTTGTTTTACACAACAGCCAGCAGCAAAGTCATCCCTGGTTTTATCTGTTGCTGTCTTCCCCCTGCATTAAGATATCACTTTCTTGATCCCAAGAGCCTCAATCCTCTCCCATGACCTTGAGAAGGGGAAATTCTAAagcagctcccaggtgggaggTGGCAGGAGTCTCTTCAGCTGGTGTGACTCTCAGCAGGTTTTGCATTGCTGAGTTGGGATTatcagggctgctgccagcccagcggCTGGGCCCCTGCATGGGAGCCACGTGCAGTTCAGCAACTGCAGTTTAGTCACTGAGAGAGGCAAGGCAAACCCTTGAGTCACAGaatcctcctccttctcctcttaCCCAAAGTTTTACCTGTAAGGAAATGACACTTTTGGTGCCCCATAGCACAAGatttcagctgctcttccaCCAAAACTTttctcttgtgcttttttttttcagaatgcaAAGGGAATGGATGCCATAAtcttggctgtgctgtgctaaTGTAACACTATTTTTCTGACATTACTCATAGTCTAAATCAGCATCACACTGTCTCTTGTGCAACATTTAAACAGTATTGTCTAAACTCATACCGGGAGAAGTTACCAGGAGATCAAAAGGCACACAGGTGAAACTGCATGAGCTGCTTTTGTCTGAGGTTTCGCCTGTGGTTTCCAGCTGATGGAGTGCAGGGCCAGAAGGGAGCCACACAGCAGAACAGGTTCTCCCTCTCAGCCTTGTCTTCAGAACAGAGCTGCACCAtccagcacagggcactgcaCCTTTCACATTGCATTAGTTCGACTGTGGAAAGACTGGCAAGCTGACATGTTAGGAAACCAGGGTAATCCCTCTCCTTGTTCCTGACTTTTTTCCTGGCATCTTCCcaagaggggaggggaagaggagctAAAAACATTACGAAAAGAACAAGCATCGCCAAACTAAAAATTATCCAGCCTTACAAAGCTGTTCCTTACCCCAGAAGGGAAAAACCTtccaaaatatatatttttaaacatagaTTCAGGCCAAGTGTTTTAACATACACAAACATCTGCCAACGAGTACCATGTCTGGAGTGCTCATGCTTTACTACAACATCCTAACAGTTGGGCTGAAAAATAGAGTGCTAAGGAATATctgaatttaaacaaaatatccTTGAAGATAagagaaaaattctgtttttagaagaagaaaaatcccataCCAACACCACCAAACAAGCCCTAAATTTGATGGCAGTAATACAAAGTGAAATCTCAGTATGTCTGTAACTTGGCATTTCAGTGCCTGAGAAGAAAATTTACATGATGGAAGGACTTAcatatttattaaacatttattCTCGGTTATATATTGTATCACAACCAGCAAGTGCACTTGAATATCAGAACTTCATGTTAGAACACAATATAGACACCCAATTCTGAAGTACTGTacttcacaaaatgaaaaaaaaagagagaaataaatcaatACAATCTGGATAACATAAAACCAATTAACTTCTGGTATCTAAGGAttagaggaaagaaatgcaagagACTGGGGAGGCAAGTCTGCCAGACCTATtctgagggagagaaaagagctcCCCACAGTACATTAAGATACTTCCCGAAAAAAGCAGGAGTCATTCCTAGGCTTTGGTCCAACTTCCATGAATCGCTGCCTGCAGAGTAACCATGACTCGATCTTCTCAGATTTTGTTAAAGAGGCACTGACCTTCAAGCCAACACTCACACAGAGCAACTGCACTgtgcagctgggaacagctcaCTAAAATTAAGGCCATGTATGGTTAAGTTTAATATGGTAATTCAAACATTTTAGATACGCCAAGTTATCATCACTGCCTAATTgctttgatggaaaaaaaaccaaaacaaaacaaagccacaaaACCCCTTCTCTTGCACATACAGATTTCTGCATCTAGTAAGGCAACTCTGAATGTAAcatagaagaaaaacagaagaattccagatgttaaaaatatcatttaattaaagaaagatAAATCATACCAAAAGTTTAGGTCACTCTTAGTTAatacatttgcatttattttagaatatacTCTACATCTGagtaaaaaagttttaaataaactCCAGTACATGTACAACCATGGGACCCGCCATCTCTCCCACAACAGAGGGATGTTCCTTAGCTCAGAGTTCCCTCCGAGGTGACAGAAACAATTTTGTGCCAGTTTCGTTATGTTCATCGGCTTGAGTGGAGCCTCCTTATCAGCCAGCAATGCCACCACCTCGTCGCATACGGGTTCAGCCTCCCTGCCGAGGCGGGCACAGCGACTGCTCGCCCCGGACCGTACAACGAAAAAACACGGAGGGGgtcaaaataattaataaactAGTATTgattaatttacatttctttctctcgCTTGTGCGTTGGTAGAAAACCTGCTGCAGTCTTGGGAGCGCGCAGGGAAGCCCGGGCCCGGGGCGCTGCCCTCGGCCACCgcagcagcggcagcgccgggcggggacgcgccgctcccgccgggTCGGAGCCCCttccccgctccccccggcGCTCACTGCCCCCAGCTGCTGACGCCGATCTCCTGCTTGTATCTGTTGGTGAGGACGTTGGCCTTGCGGGTGAGCTTGGAGAGGACCGAGTGGAGTCCGCTGAGGTGGTAATGGAACTGCTGCTCCAGGTCCTCCTCCCCCTCGCCCTCCTCGGCGGGCCCGCCGCCCAGCTTGTCCTTCTTGCGGGCGGCCTCCTCGCCCGCCGGCGGCTGCACCACGCCCCACTCGATGTCGTTGCGGATGGATTTGAGCAGCATGTAGTGGCTGTACATGTCCCTGCGGGAGAAGTAGGCGCCGGGGTCGCCGGGCGGCAGGGCAGCATCCCGGGGCGGGCACACGGCGCCCGCCGcgtccagctcctccagcagcagcggcaCGTCGCGCAGCAGGCTCGGCACCATCACCGTCTGGTCCATGTTGTTGACGGCGCCGATGAAGCGGTTCATGGCGTTGAAGAGGGAGTACTTCTGGCTGTACGAGTCGCAGATCTGCATCATGCTGGCGGCCGGGCAGGCGTGCGCAGCGACGCGGCTCGGACCGGACCGCGAGGCTCCTCCGGCGGCgacttcttcctcctcctcctccgcgCTAGCGGCACCGGCCGCCCTCCGTCACGGGCTGGGCTCGGCGGCTGCTCGCTATCAGAGTCCTGCTGGGAGACGGTGGCGGAGGCGCCGGGGTTAGAGgctgctctccctctctctccctcccccagcccgCCTTCCCGTCCTCCCGTCCCCTCCCGCCAGCGCCTTCTCCTCCCCCCGCCGCTTTatccccagccccgtgtccttCCTTCAGCCCTCCCCTCTCCGTCCCTTTTCTCACCCTCCGCTCCTCCGCGTGCCCTGCCGGGGCTCGCTGCCGCCGCTCCCCTCCGTACAAAACTAGCCAAAATGCAGAACTTGCCCCGCAACTCCTCCCGGGAACCGGGTGTGGGGGGTGGCCGAGGGGATGGCAGCCCCGCACCGCGCCGGTAATTAAAATTCAAGCGGTCCCCAGCCGCCGTGCCGCGGCGAAGGCACCCACCGTAGCTCGAAGCTGTTCCCCGCCGCCCGTGGCCGCACTCCCATCCCCGGCGCCGTATTTATAGCGCGTATCTTACAACAAGGTgttccccagtgccaccccccgCGCCGCCACGCCAGATAaaggcggcgggcggcggccacGCCGGCTCCGCCCCTCGTCCCCACCGGGGGAGGGCGACGGGAGCAGAGCCCGCACCGCGGGCATCCCGAGGGGGCCGGGCCGCGCGGGCTTGGCGCTGGCGGCAGAAACTGAGGCCGCGGGGGAGCCGTTCCAGTGCGGCGGCGACTCCCTCGCACCCCAACCCTGGGACAAGGCAGCGGCGGCTGCAGAACGCTCCCCGGCGCCGGTGCCGCCCCGGGCACGGGTCGCAGCGAGGGGCACGGGGACCGAGCGGCGCTGAGGGCGCGCCCGCTCACCGCCGGGCGGGGGAgccgcgggcggggccgcgccggggcggggcggggcgagTGACTGACAGGTGATTGACAGCCCGTGCCGCGGGACACGCGGGCCCCGCGTGCTGCCCGCGTTCTCCCGGCCCGCCCATTGGCTGCCGGGCGCGCGGCGAGCGTGACACCGGCTCCGCCTCCCCGCGCGCCGCGTGCCCCAGCGCCAGTTGGAGCGGGCGGCCGGGCGGGGAGGGCACGGAGTGTGTGGGCGCCCGGCCAGGCTCGCGTTGCCGCCTCCCAGCACCGCGCCAGGAGCCGCGGCTCCCTCCGCGGCCATCCCGCGCCGCGCCAGCCCGGGGCAGCGCGGGGAGCCCGGGCAGCCCTTGGGCAGCCTTTGTCTGTGTCCCGGCGCGGGGCGGCCGGCATCACCCCACAGCCTCACCTCCGGGCCCAGCCAATCGGCGCGCC
This sequence is a window from Vidua chalybeata isolate OUT-0048 chromosome 2, bVidCha1 merged haplotype, whole genome shotgun sequence. Protein-coding genes within it:
- the MID1IP1 gene encoding mid1-interacting protein 1; this translates as MMQICDSYSQKYSLFNAMNRFIGAVNNMDQTVMVPSLLRDVPLLLEELDAAGAVCPPRDAALPPGDPGAYFSRRDMYSHYMLLKSIRNDIEWGVVQPPAGEEAARKKDKLGGGPAEEGEGEEDLEQQFHYHLSGLHSVLSKLTRKANVLTNRYKQEIGVSSWGQ